A window of Oncorhynchus keta strain PuntledgeMale-10-30-2019 chromosome 27, Oket_V2, whole genome shotgun sequence contains these coding sequences:
- the commd7 gene encoding COMM domain-containing protein 7: protein MLQLQFTKDTLPDSVSNDFQNLNKFNEQQFTSLTEILFNFLLEPKEADRFLHQLSEFAGENGMSAGPLRNLMKSLLLLPHGSLKKNLTEDQVKEDLLTLGVSEDKADHFSQQWSLHYPVLSRLAVGQTLMVNQLVDMEWKFGVTVGTSELQKVGNTFLQLKLVIRKGNSTENVYMELTLPQFYNFLHEMERAKASMDCFS, encoded by the exons ATGTTGCAATTGCAATTTACTAAAGATACTTTACCAGATTCTGTGAGCAATGACTTTCAGAACTTGAACAAATTCAACGAGCAG CAATTCACAAGTCTGACTGAGATTCTTTTCAATTTCCTGTTGGAGCCAAAAGAG GCGGACAGGTTCCTGCATCAGCTGAGTGAGTTTGCAGGAGAGAATGGGATGAGTGCAGGCCCACTGAGGAACCTCATGAAGAGCCTCCTGCTGCTTCCCCATG GTTCCCTGAAGAAAAATCTGACAGAAGACCAAGTCAAAGAGGACCTTCTCACTTTAG GAGTCAGTGAAGACAAGGCAGACCATTTCTCACAACAG TGGAGCCTCCACTACCCTGTGTTGTCCAGGCTGGCTGTAGGACAGACACTGATGGTCAACCAGCTGGTGGACATGGAGTGGAAGTTTGGTG tgaccGTGGGGACGAGTGAACTTCAGAAAGTTGGAAACACCTTTCTACAG CTTAAGTTGGTCATCAGAAAGGGGAACTCAACTGAAAATGTCTACATGG agtTGACCCTCCCCCAGTTTTACAACTTTCTCCATGAAATGGAGAGGGCCAAAGCCAGTATGGACTGTTTCAGCTGA